In the genome of Propionispora vibrioides, the window AGAAATCGTGAAATAAAGGGAGGATGGAATATATGAAAGAGTTACATCTGAGAAAGCATGCTATGACCGGTATATCCTATATGATTCCTTATGTATGTGCTGCCGGTATGTTAATGGTTATCGGCAATATCTTTGGCGGCCATACCATACAGGATTACCGGGCCGGCTTTTCGATTCCCGATGCGCTGACTACCCTGGGCGGAGATGGATTAGGTATATTGCCTGTATTTATTTCCACCTTCATTGCCTATTCCATTGCCGACCGTCCTGGTATAGCTCCGGGCTTTTTGCTGGGCTTGCTTTGTAAAGCCAACGGTTTTGGTTTCTTAGGCGGACTTTTGGGCGGCTATCTGGGTGGCTGGGTGGTCAACTGGCTGAAAAAGGTGATCAAAGTTCCCAGCTTTGCCGAAGGCATTGTCCCTCAAATGATCTTGCCGTTATTGACAACTATTATTGTAGGACTATTTATGGAATATGTCGTCAGCATTCCCATTCTTGCTTTAACCAACGGTGTTACTACGCTGCTTACCAGCCTGCAGAGCGGCAGTTCCGTGCTGCTACTGGGGGCTATTTTAGGAACTCTGTCGGCGATTGATTATGGCGGACCGATCAACAAAGTAGTCTTTGTCTTTGTGCTGGCGCTTATGACTCAGGGCATCGGTGCTCCTATTTCTACCTTGATATCGGCCTCCATGATTGCACCATTTGGTTTGACGCTTGGTTATTTCTTAAGCAAGGCGCTCAAACTGGACTTATATTCCCAACAGGAAGTTGACGCTCTAAAATCGGCCTTTTTGATGGGGTGCTGTCAGATTACAGAAGGGTCTTATCCGATTATACTTAACGATCTGTTGCGCATTACTATCTGCACGGGTGTGGGTGCTGCCGTCGATGGCGCACTGACCATGTACTGGAATTGTGCTTCTATTGTACCGGCCGGTGGATTCTTTGCCCTGCCGGGGATCAGCAATCCCGGGTTATGGCTGTTAAGCCTGTTTATTGGTTCTGCCGTGTTTGCCGTACTGCTGCAGTTCCTGAAGAGAAAACCGGTGGAAGAATCGGAGGAGGACGAGGAAGTGGAAAAAGAGTTGGATTTGTCCAGCATCAAAATTTCAGGATAATAGTCTAAAATTAAAAACACCGGTGCACAGGCTGGAAGTACAAGAAACTTGCCTGTGCATCGCAGTCTTGTGGGAGAATGGAGGAGACCAGGATGAAAAGGTCGGAAATTAATACGGTCATTCAGTATACGATGAAAGCGGTAGAAACATTTAAAATTCCCTTGCCGCCGTTCGCTTACTATACACCGGCAGATTGGAAAAGCCTGCAAGAGGACCAGCGAGAACTGGTTGACAACATGTTGGGCTGGGATGTTACTGATTTTGGAAAGAATAATTTTTTACATACTGGTTTAACCATTTTTACCTTTCGTAACGGTAATTTTAATCAAGCAGACAGGTATCCTAAGCCTTATTGTGAAAAATTGCTGTTTGTTCGTGACGGTCAATTTTTACCGTATCATTTCCACTGGAAGAAGACGGAAGATATTATTAATCGCGGTGGCGGCACACTGCGCGTTACCTTATATAATTCCGGTGAAAATGGGGGATTTGCCAACAGCGATGTAAAGGTGGCAATCGACGGAAAGGTCAGTATCATAAAGGCCGGCCAGGATGTTTTCCTCCGGCCGGGACAAAGCATCACCTTAACTCCCGGGCAGTATCATCAGTGGCAAGGTGTTCCCGGCACAGGCGATATTGCGTTATTTGAAGTTTCCACCACGAATGATGACCGGACCGACAACCGTTTTTACGAAGCCAAATCACGCCTGCCCGATATTGAGGAAGATGAGGCTCCCTGCTATCTAATTTTCAATGATTATGGGGAATATGTGTCCTTTAAGCCGGTTTAATTAGGAGGAGAATGAGGTGAGCTTTCTAGGAATTGATTTGGGAACATCCTCGGCAAAACTGTTGCTGTTGGATAAAGAACAGGGAATACTGCAGACGGTATCCAAAGAATATCCAGTTTTTTATCCCCGGCCGGGCTGGGCTGAACAAAAGCCGGAAGATTGGTGGAACGCCGTTAGGGACGGAATCCGGGAATTGTTGAATAAACCGGGAATCTCGGCCGGTCAGGTGGCGGCAGTAGGTTTTAGTGGCCAGATGCATGGGCTGGTTTTACTGGATGGTCAGCAGCAGGTGCTTGCACCTGCTCTGCTATGGTGCGATCAACGGACGCAGGCGGAATGTGACGAACTGGCGGAAAAGTTGGGCAGCCGTCTGGTGGAATACACTGGCAATCAGGCTTTGACCGGTTTCACGGCACCGAAGGTGCTGTGGATGAAGAAACATCGTCCAGACATCTTTCGGGCTATACGACATGTGCTGTTGCCCAAAGATTATATTCGCTGGCAGTTGACCGGCGACTTTGCCACCGATGTTTCCGATGCGTCAGGTACGTTGTTTTTTGATGTGGCAAAACGGCAATGGTCTGCCGAAATGCTGGCGTTCTTAGGTCTGCCGGCGGCAGTTGTTCCTGCTTGCTATGAGTCCTGTACGGTGACCGGGTATATCACCAGACAGGCGGCTGACGAAACCGGGTTGCCGGCCGGCATTCCGGTTGTCGGTGGCGGCGGTGACCAGGCCAGCGGCGCAATTGGCACCGGTATTGTAAGAACGGGCGGCATCTCGGTGGCACTCGGAACATCCGGTGTGGTATTTGCCTGCCAGGAGACGTATTCGGTGGATAAAGAAAACCGGCTGCACGCGTTTTGCCATGCCAATGGCAAATGGCATGTGATGGGGGTGATGCTAGCGGCGGCAGCTTGCCTAAAATGGTGGGTTAATGAGGCATGCAAGCTGGAGGAGGCGGGCTTTGACCTTCTCTTGCGAGAGGCACAGCAGATCCCGGCCGGTAGTGAGGGACTGATTTTTCTGCCCTATTTGCTTGGTGAACGGAGTCCCTACAGTGATCCTAACGCTAGGGGGGCATTTATCGGACTGACAGTAAAACACGGGCGGGGGCATATGACCAGGGCCGTCCTGGAGGGTGTGGCCATGGGGCTGCGGGACCTGCTGGAAATTGCCAAAGAACAGCAGCTTCCTATTCAGGAAATAAGGGTAAGCGGCGGCGGGGCCAAAAGCGCTTTATGGCGCCAAATTCTGGCTGATGTACTGGGACATCCGGTCTGTATGGTCAATTCGGTGGAAGGTCCGGCCCTGGGGGCGGCCATCATGGCCGCCGTGGGAAATGGTGCCTATGCCAGTTTGGAAGCTGCTTGTGATGCTATCGTGAAAGTGGTGGAAACGAAGGTGCCTGTTCCGGTCAATATGGATACATACAATGATCTATATACGGTTTATCACCAGTTGTACCACCGGTTGCGTGAAACGTTTGACGGATTGAGTCATGTTTAAATCTGCGCAAAAGGAGGGGTGCCGAGATGCCTGTCATTCATGGTATTCATTATTCTAAAGCAAAACTTTTAGAACGATGCGGCAATATAAGTCAGGTGGCCGGTTATAAGCGGTATGTGATCAGTGAGGGGCGGGGCAAAGGAGTTGAGGCTGTTGAAATTTATAATGGCAACGGTCTGCAGTTTACCGTATTGCTGGATAAAACGCTGGATATCGCCGACTGCAGTTACCAGGGAGTGAACCTAGCCTATATGACCGGCAACGGGATTGTGGCGCCGCAGTTTTATGACAGTCACGGCAATGGCTGGTTAAGAAGCTTTAATGGTGGACTGCTGTCAACCTGCGGTATTACCTATTGCGGTGCCGCCAGTGAAGATGAAGGCGAGCTGCTGGGGCTGCACGGACGGATCAGTCATTGTCCGGCTGATAATATTTGCTGCGAGGCCGTCTGGGAAAAAGAAGACTATGTGATTACCGTCCGGGGACGAAGTTATGAGACGCGTTTGCACGGTGAATTTCTTGAGTTAAGAAGGGAAATAAAAATACGGGCCGGCGACAATACCATTTACCTTCATGATGAGATAGAAAATCAAGGATACCGGCCGGTTCCCCTGATGATGATTTATCATTGCAATTTCGGTTTTCCGCTGTATGATGCCGGCAGTGAGATTTATATTGATTCGGTGGAGTGTGCGCCCAATGACGAAGTATCGTCAAAGTCGCTGGATGATAGAAATCTTGTACCTGAGCCCAGGCCGCTTGTGCCGGAAAGCGTATATTTTCACCGGATGAATGTCTCCCGTGGTTATGGCCTGGCAGCGTTAATCAACCGGAAGATCGGCCGGAAGGGATTGGGCGTGTTTCTCAAATATGATCTTAAGGAGCTTCCTTATCTGAACCAATGGAAGATGATTGCCGCCGGACATTATGTTCTGGGGCTGGAACCATCCAACTGCCGGACGCTGGGACGGGCCAGTGAAAAGGCTGAGGGGCGGCTTCGCTATATTGAGCCGGGGGAAACCAGACACTTTAACTTGGCTATCATTATCAGTGAAGAGATAGATAACCAAATAGGTCAATAGCCAGAGCCTTCTCCGTTTTGTTAAAAACGGGGAAGGCTGTTTTTTTATGTTGAAAATCCTTGCCTTTATATAGTTTCAGGGCCGGAGCTTTTTGTCTTTCTATAAGCAGTAAAAAGAGGAGGTTACTAGGTGGACTGAAGAGGAACCCGACGGTGTTAACAATAATGTATACAGAGTATCAGTACTAGTACTTTGTCCGCTTAATCCGGTGAATACTGGCGGCCTATTTTCCGCAACGCTTCATTATCGTCAGGCAGCATACTAATGGTATGCCTTCTTCCTTCGCCCTGCGCTGCGGAAATAGCTTCGCCGTTCTCCTTCTGTTTTAAGACTGACAGGGTACTAGCTGCTTTTATGAAAGGCACCGGTATACTAAAATAGCAGCATTATTGTGGTAATGTTTTGTTATTTCTGAATTTATTAGACAATGCTACAATGGGCTTGTAAGAAAAACGGGAGGAAATCAGATGAAAGAATTACAACAACGGCAAAAGCAAATTTTAAAATATTTGCTGTCGATGGATGATTTTATGCCTGTTAAAAAAATCGCCGCCTTATGCCGCTGCTCGACTAAAACGGTACGCAATGATTTGCTGGTGTTAGAAGAAAGCGGCGTTAAGCTGGAAAAAATGTCCGGTAAGGGAATCCGTGTTTTTCCGGAAAAGCAAATGCGCGACTATGATTTACCGCAAGATTCCTGCCACGATTTATCTGTTGAATACAGAAGAACGAAGATTATGTTTGAACTGCTGGAGGGCACTAAGGATAAGCTGTCCATTCAGTCACTGTCGGAGAAATATTATGTCAGTAAAACTTCCATTGCCAATGATTTAAAAGTGGTGGAAGAAAAATTAAGCAAGTATCATTTGCGTCTCAAAAAGGACACACAGGGGACGCAGTTGGTTGGTTCGGAAATGGACATCCGGAAAGCCATGGTCGATATCTTAAATGCGCTGATTGGTTCAAAAAATGTATTTCAGGAAGAACCGGCGCGAATTGACCGGGAAACTATTCTGGAGCTGGAGGAGCATTTTGGGACATATCCTGTCAGTCAGGTGGAAGCGGTTATTGAGAAAGCAGAAAAACTGCTGCAATTCCGGATTGCGGAACCTTATTACATCAATCTGGTGACCCATATATTAATTCTCATTCACCGGACGAAAAACGGTAAGACGATCTACGACGGACTGCAGGCGGAAGCCAATCATTATGATTCATCCTTTTATAGTGTATCGCAAAAAATAGCCTGCTGGCTGGAAGACATATTTTCCATTCAGGTCAACCAGGAAGAGGTATTTTACATTTATCGGTATTTGACCTCTTCCGGCGGTATTACTGTTCAGCCGGATAATAAACCCGATGAAGTGGATCAGCGGTTAGAGGAAATAGCAAGAGAAATGATTAGGTTGAGCGCCCGGATTTGTCCGATTCCTTTTTCCTTTAGCCCGTCTTTATATCAGGCGTTGCTGCTCCATTTGAGGCCCATGATGAACCGGATTATTTACAATATAGAAATTAAAAACCCCTTGCTGGATCAAATCAAAGAAGAATTTCCCGAAGTCATGCTGTTATTAAAACTGGTCATTTGGAAGATAAGACTGCAGTACAAGCTGCCTTATATTAATGAAGCGGAGATCAGTTATATAGTTGTGTATTTTCAGTCTGCCATTGAAGAAGCGATCAGTAAGAAAAAGGTGATGATCGTCTGTTCCACAGGGGTGGGAACCTCGCACCTATTAGAAAAACGGATCAAAAATCATTTTCCCGAATGGAATATTACCAATATTGTTTCGGCTAAAGATTTGGAAAAAGATATAAAGCTGGAAACGGTTGATTTGATCATTTCCACCGTGAAACTGGATATTTCACTGGATAAACCGGTAGCGTATGTAAGCGCTTTGTTTAATAAAGCCGATGAGAAAAGGATAAGAGATTCTTTTGTCACCGGGCAACGTGGACTCATGACGGAAGCGACGGAAGTAATCGAAGATGATCAGCCGAGCAGTCGAAACGAGACAAGCAAAGAATTTTCCCAGGCCACGCTGGTAGACTGCCTGGCCATCCATGAAGCTTTGGAACTATGTCTGTATCGGAGAGGCTGTACCGCGGCTCAGCAGAGTGCCCGGATCATTAGACGGAGCGATAATAAGAACAAAACAAAATTACTCGTGTTAATGGAAGAGAATGAAGCTGTGCCAGACACAGTGATTGGTACGTTGTACAGCATGTTGCAAAAGGACTACACGGGAGGGACAATAAATGGATCTATCCACAGTAATCGATGAAAACAGAATTAACCTGGAACTGGATGTTGCCAGCAAAGAAGAAGCGATTGATGCGCTGGTGGATATGCTGATGCAATCAGGTGTTCTATCTTCTAAGGAGGACTTTATAAACGATGTTTATGTGAGGGAAACTGCGGGACAAACCGGAATAGGAGGTGGGATTGCCATTCCTCACGGCAAATCCAAAAGCGTATTAAAAACTTCACTGGCGATTGGCCGGACCATGAGACCGATCGAGTGGGAGTCGTTGGATGATGAACCTGTCCGCTGCATCATTTTATTCGCTGTAAGAGAAGCCGACAGCACGACCGTTCATGTACGCTTATTGGGCCAATTCGCGGGGAAGCTGGCTGATGAAGACATTGTGGCTGCGCTGCTTAACGGCAACGATGCTAAAGAAATCATCACCATTCTTAGTGCGGAAAATTAAGGAAAAACGGAGGGATACCATGAAAATTGTTGGCATTGCAGCCTGTACATCGGGGATTGCCCACACCTATATTGCCAAAGAAAAACTGGTCAAGGCTGCTCAAGCTCTTAATCACACCATCCATATCGAAACCCAGGGAACGATTGGCACCGAAAATGAACTGTCGGCCAGGGATATTGCGGCAGCCGATGTGGTCATCATTGCTGCGGATATTAAAGTGGGTGGCAAGGAGCGGTTTCAGGGAAAACGGATTGTGGAAGTGCCTACCCATATTGTAATTAAATCTCCCAAAGCTTTACTAAACAAGATTCAGGCCGATCTGGGACTATAAAAAATGAGTGGAGGTCAAGGCTGTGTTGAAAAATTTGGAGTTGAAAAAGCATGCAATGACGGGAATATCCTACATGATCCCTCTGGTGGTGGCTTCAGGGCTGTTGATTGCCATCGGGAATATAGCCGGCGGCAATCCCAGTTTGATTGGTGACTATAAGAAAGCTTACGGCTTGTGGGAAGCGGCAGTCACTTTGGGCGTATACGGTATGGGCCTCATTCCGGCCGTCATGGCGGCGGCCATTGCTTACTCAATTGCCGATCGGCCGGGGATTGCGCCGGGGTTATT includes:
- a CDS encoding PTS fructose transporter subunit IIC — translated: MKELHLRKHAMTGISYMIPYVCAAGMLMVIGNIFGGHTIQDYRAGFSIPDALTTLGGDGLGILPVFISTFIAYSIADRPGIAPGFLLGLLCKANGFGFLGGLLGGYLGGWVVNWLKKVIKVPSFAEGIVPQMILPLLTTIIVGLFMEYVVSIPILALTNGVTTLLTSLQSGSSVLLLGAILGTLSAIDYGGPINKVVFVFVLALMTQGIGAPISTLISASMIAPFGLTLGYFLSKALKLDLYSQQEVDALKSAFLMGCCQITEGSYPIILNDLLRITICTGVGAAVDGALTMYWNCASIVPAGGFFALPGISNPGLWLLSLFIGSAVFAVLLQFLKRKPVEESEEDEEVEKELDLSSIKISG
- a CDS encoding D-lyxose/D-mannose family sugar isomerase: MKRSEINTVIQYTMKAVETFKIPLPPFAYYTPADWKSLQEDQRELVDNMLGWDVTDFGKNNFLHTGLTIFTFRNGNFNQADRYPKPYCEKLLFVRDGQFLPYHFHWKKTEDIINRGGGTLRVTLYNSGENGGFANSDVKVAIDGKVSIIKAGQDVFLRPGQSITLTPGQYHQWQGVPGTGDIALFEVSTTNDDRTDNRFYEAKSRLPDIEEDEAPCYLIFNDYGEYVSFKPV
- the xylB gene encoding xylulokinase encodes the protein MSFLGIDLGTSSAKLLLLDKEQGILQTVSKEYPVFYPRPGWAEQKPEDWWNAVRDGIRELLNKPGISAGQVAAVGFSGQMHGLVLLDGQQQVLAPALLWCDQRTQAECDELAEKLGSRLVEYTGNQALTGFTAPKVLWMKKHRPDIFRAIRHVLLPKDYIRWQLTGDFATDVSDASGTLFFDVAKRQWSAEMLAFLGLPAAVVPACYESCTVTGYITRQAADETGLPAGIPVVGGGGDQASGAIGTGIVRTGGISVALGTSGVVFACQETYSVDKENRLHAFCHANGKWHVMGVMLAAAACLKWWVNEACKLEEAGFDLLLREAQQIPAGSEGLIFLPYLLGERSPYSDPNARGAFIGLTVKHGRGHMTRAVLEGVAMGLRDLLEIAKEQQLPIQEIRVSGGGAKSALWRQILADVLGHPVCMVNSVEGPALGAAIMAAVGNGAYASLEAACDAIVKVVETKVPVPVNMDTYNDLYTVYHQLYHRLRETFDGLSHV
- a CDS encoding aldose 1-epimerase family protein gives rise to the protein MPVIHGIHYSKAKLLERCGNISQVAGYKRYVISEGRGKGVEAVEIYNGNGLQFTVLLDKTLDIADCSYQGVNLAYMTGNGIVAPQFYDSHGNGWLRSFNGGLLSTCGITYCGAASEDEGELLGLHGRISHCPADNICCEAVWEKEDYVITVRGRSYETRLHGEFLELRREIKIRAGDNTIYLHDEIENQGYRPVPLMMIYHCNFGFPLYDAGSEIYIDSVECAPNDEVSSKSLDDRNLVPEPRPLVPESVYFHRMNVSRGYGLAALINRKIGRKGLGVFLKYDLKELPYLNQWKMIAAGHYVLGLEPSNCRTLGRASEKAEGRLRYIEPGETRHFNLAIIISEEIDNQIGQ
- a CDS encoding BglG family transcription antiterminator — translated: MKELQQRQKQILKYLLSMDDFMPVKKIAALCRCSTKTVRNDLLVLEESGVKLEKMSGKGIRVFPEKQMRDYDLPQDSCHDLSVEYRRTKIMFELLEGTKDKLSIQSLSEKYYVSKTSIANDLKVVEEKLSKYHLRLKKDTQGTQLVGSEMDIRKAMVDILNALIGSKNVFQEEPARIDRETILELEEHFGTYPVSQVEAVIEKAEKLLQFRIAEPYYINLVTHILILIHRTKNGKTIYDGLQAEANHYDSSFYSVSQKIACWLEDIFSIQVNQEEVFYIYRYLTSSGGITVQPDNKPDEVDQRLEEIAREMIRLSARICPIPFSFSPSLYQALLLHLRPMMNRIIYNIEIKNPLLDQIKEEFPEVMLLLKLVIWKIRLQYKLPYINEAEISYIVVYFQSAIEEAISKKKVMIVCSTGVGTSHLLEKRIKNHFPEWNITNIVSAKDLEKDIKLETVDLIISTVKLDISLDKPVAYVSALFNKADEKRIRDSFVTGQRGLMTEATEVIEDDQPSSRNETSKEFSQATLVDCLAIHEALELCLYRRGCTAAQQSARIIRRSDNKNKTKLLVLMEENEAVPDTVIGTLYSMLQKDYTGGTINGSIHSNR
- a CDS encoding PTS sugar transporter subunit IIA, coding for MDLSTVIDENRINLELDVASKEEAIDALVDMLMQSGVLSSKEDFINDVYVRETAGQTGIGGGIAIPHGKSKSVLKTSLAIGRTMRPIEWESLDDEPVRCIILFAVREADSTTVHVRLLGQFAGKLADEDIVAALLNGNDAKEIITILSAEN
- a CDS encoding PTS fructose transporter subunit IIB, giving the protein MKIVGIAACTSGIAHTYIAKEKLVKAAQALNHTIHIETQGTIGTENELSARDIAAADVVIIAADIKVGGKERFQGKRIVEVPTHIVIKSPKALLNKIQADLGL